CTATCACAACCTCATGGACATTCTTTCCTTGATAGCTTTGAAGCTGAAGGTATCGAAGATAGTAAGCGGCTCAGACACGGAGGATCCGGAAGCCACATTGAAGGCAGGTGACCTGTGGGCAGCAAGGAAGAGATTGCAAGAGGCAGAGAAATTGTGGGGTTTCATAGCTGACTGCAATTCCCATTTGAGTTTCGAGGCAAAACTCAGGCTGGCCTACTGGGAGAAAAAGCGAGGAAACTACGACGTGGCGGCGCGGCTATTCGAGGAATGTACTATCACCTTGAAGGGACCAACCCTTATAAATGTATTGATAGAACTGGCAAAGATAAACGAACACCATCTAAAGAACATACCTAGGGCCATTCAATTTACAAGGCACGCCTTGGCCGTCCTAGATAAAGCACGTCCATTCTACGACAACTGGACGTGGAAGAAGTTAAGAAACCCCATACTCCATAGACTCGAGAGGTTGATACGAAAATCAAACATAAAAAGAGCATAATTTAAAGTATTATTAGTAATTCAGCCAATTATTGATATACTAAAGGCTATAAAGGAAATAAGGAGGTCTTAATATGCCTGTACCAGAGCACATATTCAGGGAATACGACATAAGGGGTTTAGCCGACGAAGAATTGAACAGCGAGAACGTCCAAGCCATAGCCCTTGCCTTTGGCACCCTCTTAAAAAGGAAAGGAATTGGGCGAATATGCCTGGGAGGAGACGTCAGGCCTTCCACCGAAAGGATCAGAAAGGACGTAATAGAAGGAATAACCCTTGCAGGTATAGACGTTACGGACGTGGGAGTGGTAACGACCCCCATGCTCTATTGGAGCCTTTACCATTACGGTGTGAACGGTGGCATAATGATAACTGGCAGTCACAACCCTCCAGAGTTCAACGGCCTCAAGCTTGCAGTGGGCAAGACCACCCTTTATGGAAGACAGATCAAGGAAATTTACGACATGATCTCTAAAAACGACCTTGAGAAAGGAACCAAAAAGGGCTCTGTATTCTCTGAATCAATCAACGAACCTTACATCAACATGCTCCTTTCAAAAATAACCCTAGGGCCTAAGAAACTCAAGGTCGTCACGGACTCAGGAAACGGTACAGCCGGTCCCATCATAAACGAATATTTGAAAAGATCAGGATGCGAAGTCGTTCCACTCTTCGCAGAACCTGACGGCCGATTCCCTAACCACCACCCCGACCCAACTAAGAGAGAGAACCTCGGAACCCTTATAGACACAGTGATAAAGGAAAAAGCTGACGTGGGGCTAGGCTTCGACGGAGATGCTGACCGTATCGGAGTTGTGGATGACCAAGGGAACATAGTGTGGGGAGATATTCTAATGATCCTCTTCTGGCGGGAAATACTTCCCAAACATCCAGGAGCAAAAGCTATAGTGGAAATAAAAAGCTCCCAGGCATTGGTGGACGAAATAGAACGATTGGGTGGGGAGGTAGTATGGTGGAAATCAGGCCACTCGCTCATTAAGGCCAAGATGAAGGAACTAAACGCCCTCTTCTCCGGAGAAGTTTCAGGGCACATGTTCTTTGCCGATGAATATTATGGCTTTGATGATTCCTTTTACGCAGCGGGAAGACTGCTGAGGATCCTATCCAACTCGGATAAAAGCCTCTCGGAAATGCTCTCAGACGTGCCGAAATATTACAGCACCGCTGAAACTCGCATCCCCTGCAGTGATGAAGAAAAGTTTCAAGTTATCGAAAAAATAAAGGAAAGCGCCCTCAAAGATTACGACGCTATAACTATAGATGGAGTAAGAATCCTATATCCAAGGGGTTGGGGATTGGTAAGGGCTTCCAACACCCAGCCAGTTTTGGTCGCCAGAGCGGAAGGAAAGACAGAAAAAGACCTTGAGGAATATTGCAATGACCTCAAGAAACGGATCCTTGAGGCTGGCGTGGATGACTTCCAGTGGGAATACTGATGAATTAATATCTAAAGGGGCAGGCTACTTTCCTGCCCCTTTAGATATGAACCACTCAATAGTTTTTTCCAATCCCTCACGCAAACTGTACTCAGGATCGTAGCCAAGCAACTCTTTTGCCTTACTTATATCTGCTTTTGAAAATCGCACGTCCCCTTTCCTGAAGGGCGCAAAGTCCCCTTCTGGGGGATTTGTTCCAGTTTTTCTTTGATAGAGATCCCTTATGGTATCCAAAAGCTCCAACAGGGTAACACTTCTTCCTGTACCTATGTTGAAGACCTCATGTCCCTGCGCTCCAAGGAGTGCAGCCCTTATGTTCGCCTGGACTACGTCCTTGACGTATACGAAATCCCTAGTGTTTTTTCCATCTCCGTATATTATAGGTTCGTTGCCACTAGCGATTCGACTCAACCAAATAGTTATAACTCCCGAATAAGGGCTTCCAGGATCCTGTCTTGGGCCGTACACGTTCATGTACCTAAGTCCCACGACGTTTAAATCCTCGGACAAAACCTGAGCATAAAGCTCATCCGTCATCTTGGATACAGCATATGGGGACTTGGGATTCAGCAGGGATGACTCCTTGAGGGCATTCTCTCCTCCATCTCCATATACTGCTGCAGATGAAGCATATACCAAGGACTTTACGCCTGATGCCTTGGCAGCCAGAAGAACGTTGAGGAACCCATCGACGTTGCACTGATTATTGAGCAGAGGGTCATCAAACGACCTTGGGACCGAAACCAGTGCCGCCTGGTGTAAAACCATATCTACCCCCTTGCATAAGGCAAGGCAGTCATCGTAGTTTCTTATATCTCCTTCCATGAATTTGAACCTTTGGCGTTGGGCGTCTGTAAGTTTACTGGTAGCTTCCTCTAGGTTTTTTACGCGTCCGCTCAAGAAGTTGTCCATGGCGACCACTTCCTGATCCATCATGAGCAGACTCTCCACGAGGTGAGAGCCCACAAAACCGGCTGCTCCAGTCACGGCCCACCGATAACGCTTGGAAGTCATCTCCTTAAAGATTTCTGTCATCCCCGTTCTCTCCTCATCGATTTTTCACTAAAAAGGGCAGCTGGGAAATTTTCCCGCTGCCCTAAATGATACATGGGTAAACTTTTTTCTACAACGTCTCCTGCGCTGTCCTCGCTATGATCTCCTCCTGCAATTCCTTTCCAAGATCGCAGAAGTAATCGCTGTAACCCGCCACGCGAACTATGAGATCCCTGTATTTTTCAGGGTGCTTTTGAGCATCTCTGAGGGTAGCTTCGTCGACCACGTTGAACTGGATGTGATGCGCATCGTACCTGAAGTACGTCCTTATGAGGTTGGCAAGCTTTTCTATACCTTCCTCCCCCTCAAGTACCTTGGGCATAAACTTCATGTTCAATAGGGTTCCACCGGTCTTTATATGATCCATCTTTCCAGCGGACTTTATGACCGCAGTCGGACCGTTTCTATCGGCGCCTTGCACAGGAGAAATGCCTTCGGATAGGGGCATCCTGGCCTTCCTTCCATCCGGGGAAGCTCCCATCACTGAACCGAAATAAATGTGACAGGTGGTAGGCAACATGTCCACGTGATATTCGCCACCCTTGGTGTTCTTTCTACCTTCAATTTCGTTAAAGAGGGTCTCAAAGACCTCCTTCATGATGTTGTCAGCGTAGTCGTCGTCATTGCCGTACCGGGGGGTCTTGTTCATGAAGGTAAGGCGCATAGATTCATAGCCCTCGAAGTCTTTCTTGAGGGCATCCAGGACCTCGTCCATAGAATATCTCTTTTCCTCGAAGACGTGTTTCTTTAAAGCTGAGAGGCTGTCAGTTATGGTCCCTATGCCCACACATTGGATGTAATTGGTATTGTACCTGGGACCTCCATCATTGTAGTCCTTGCCTTTCTTTATGCAGTCGTCTATCAACACTGACAAAAACACCGCTGGTGCGTATTCTGCGTACATGCGCTCTATGAACTGGTTACCTCTCATCTTTATGTCCACGAAGTGGTGGAGCTGTTTTTTGAATGCTTCAAAGAGCTCTTCGTAGGTCTGGAAATTCCTGGGATCACCGGTCTCTAAGCCTATTTTTTTACCAGTCATGGGATCCACACCGTTGTTGAGGGTTATCTCCAAAATCTTGGGAACGTTTAGGTAGCCCGTAAGTATGTAGGCTTCCTTTCCAAAGGCGCCCGTCTCAACGCATCCGCTGGTGCCGCCCTCACGGGCATCCTCCAAGGTCTTACCTACCCTTATCATCTCCGCTATCACAGCATCAGCGTTGAATATGGAAGGATATCCATATCCCTTCCTTATGACGCGGCAGGCCGCCTTTAGGAAACGATCAGGCGTCTTTCTGCTAAGCTGGACATTGGCTTGAGGTTGCAGCAAGTGGATCTCATCCATTATCTCCAGCATCATGTAGGAAATTTCGTTGACGCTGTCTGAACCGTCTGGCAACAACCCGCCGAGGTTTATGTTGGTGAAATCGTTATAGGTTCCACTCTCAGCAGCCGTGACACCTACCTTAGGAGGCGCAGGATGGTTGTTGAATTTGATCCAGAAAGCAGAGAGGAGTTCCTTGGCCCAATCTCTGGTTATCTTGCCCTCCTCCAGGTCCTTTTTGTAGAAGGGATAGAAATACCTGTCGAGGTGCCCAGGGTTCATAGCATCCCAACCATTGAGTTCCGTAATAGTGCCGAGGTGCATGAACCAATACATCTGGAGAGCCTCCCAGAAATCTCTGGGAGCGTAGCGTGGAACCCATCTGCAATTTGCGGCTATACGTTCCAGTTCCGCCTTTCGCTTTGGGTCTTTTTCTTCTTTCGCCATCTTTTCGGCTAAATCAGCATGGCGTTCGGCAAACAAGATGACTGCGTCACAAGCTATGCGCATGCCCTTGAGCTGTTCTCTCTTCTTAGTGGCCTCCGGGTCGTTCAGGAAGTCCAAGGAGGCTATGGACTCGTCTATTTCCTTCTTGAAGTCCTCAAGCCCCTTCTTGTAAAACTTTCCGTCCAAAGTGGTGTGCCCAGGAGCCCTCTGTTCCATGAACTCGGTAAAGATACCTGCCGCGTAGGCATCTTTCCACTCATCGTCAAGCTGCTCAAAAATGCGGTCTCTCATGGAACGACCTTTCCAGAAGGGGATAACCTTTTCCTTGTAAACCCTCTTGCACTCTTCTGAGACCTTATAAGGGTTTTTCTCCCTAGTGTCCAAGATCTCCAGGTCCTCCAGAGTGTGGCATGTAAGCTCCGGATAAGTAGATACACACTTGGGCTTAGGTCCCCTTTCTCCTACTATCAGTTCGTCCTTGCCTATGTAAATGGTCTTTTTCGCACATAGCTCCTTAAACGCCAGGGCCCTCATCACTGGTACCGAGTATTTACCTATGTTCTCCCTGTAAAAATCGGTTATTATCTCGGCTCTTTCGTAATCCAAAGTAACAGGTGTTTCGTAGCTTTCTTCTCTGAGCCTTTTGATGCGCTCGTTCATTTCCTTACCCTCCAATCTTGACCTCAAGGTTTTTGGCCTCAAAGATACGGGAAAAACCTTCCATTTCCTCTTTCGTTGGGGATTTCAAATCCCTCAAAAGGTAACTCATTCCCAACCTCTCGTATTTGTGGTTCGCTGTACCGTGATACGGAAGGAGACTTACATTCTCTACCCCCCTGAGAGTGCTTATAAATCTCGACATGGCCTCAAGCTCCTCGGGGTTGGCGTTTACCCCCGGAATCACCGGTATCCTTATCCAGATCGAAGCTCCCCCTTCCGACAAAGCTTGTAGGTTATAAAGTATCAACTGGTTGGAAACGCCTGTGTAGAACTGGTGCTTTTCTTCATCCATGAGTTTTAGGTCATACAGAAAAAGGTTGACGTACGGCGCTATCCTCGTGATCACTTCAGTTGGAGCATATCCCGAGGTATCTACTGCGGTGTGGATATCTTTCCTTCTGCATTCCATTAGCAGTTCCTCGAGAAAATCCGGCTGCGAAAGAGGCTCTCCCCCGGAAAAGGTCACCCCTCCCCTGGATTCATCGAAAAACAGCACGTCCTTTTCTATCTCTTCCATGACCCATTGGGTAGTGACCTTTTTCCCTACGAGCTCTCTCGCCTCCGCCGGGCAAACCTCGACACAAACACCACAGTTGGTGCAAAGATTCGGATCCGCGACAAAACCCCTTTGAGTCAGACGAATTGCTTGATTAGGGCAAGCGCTCTCACACGCGCCACACCCTATGCACCGCTCAGGTCGGTAAAGTACCACAGGTTCAAAAGCCTGGCTCTCGGGATTGTGACACCACCAACACCGCAGGGGACACCCCTTCAAAAAAACCGTATCCCTTATGCCTGGTCCATCGTGTATTGAATATCTTTTGATGTCAAAAACTATTCCTTTTTTCAAATCATATACCCCTTTACTTAACACCTTGGTTTTCCGCCGCCTCTGCTTCCGCATAATACATATGTATGTATTTTTCCTGAACAGCAAAGGACCAATGGACGTCTCTCATGTATTCTGCTGCTCCCTTGGCATCTCCGTCTTCAATCAGCTTTATAAATGCATCATGCTCCTCCGTAGAGCGCATCTCCCATTCCTTTACGAAACCTTTTCTTCTCGGAAAGTCATAGAGCCTGCTCTTCAACGTCATTACGGTCTTGATCAATGTTTCGTTGTCTGACAAGTCAAGGTAAACGTTGTGAAAAGCTATGTTGTGTTCGTAGAAGGTGTCGAAGTCATCTCTCTCTAGAGCTTCGCGCATGAGCCTATTTTCCTCTCTAAGCTTTCGCACGTTCTCATCGGAGCGTAATTTTTCAAAATTACAAAGGACCACCGAGGCCTCTAGGGCACCTATTATTTCGTAAGCATGCCTGATGTCCTTCTTGGTCAAGGGATTGACCATAATGCCCCTTCTGGGGTAAAAGACG
The DNA window shown above is from Thermovirga lienii DSM 17291 and carries:
- a CDS encoding phosphomannomutase (PFAM: Phosphoglucomutase/phosphomannomutase, alpha/beta/alpha domain II; Phosphoglucomutase/phosphomannomutase, alpha/beta/alpha domain III; Phosphoglucomutase/phosphomannomutase, C-terminal domain; Phosphoglucomutase/phosphomannomutase, alpha/beta/alpha domain I~COGs: COG1109 Phosphomannomutase~InterProIPR005844: IPR005845: IPR005846: IPR005843: IPR 005841: IPR016066~KEGG: aco:Amico_0419 phosphomannomutase~PFAM: phosphoglucomutase/phosphomannomutase alpha/beta/alpha domain II; phosphoglucomutase/phosphomannomutase alpha/beta/alpha domain I; phosphoglucomutase/phosphomannomutase alpha/beta/alpha domain III; phosphoglucomutase/phosphomannomutase~SPTR: Phosphomannomutase), whose protein sequence is MPVPEHIFREYDIRGLADEELNSENVQAIALAFGTLLKRKGIGRICLGGDVRPSTERIRKDVIEGITLAGIDVTDVGVVTTPMLYWSLYHYGVNGGIMITGSHNPPEFNGLKLAVGKTTLYGRQIKEIYDMISKNDLEKGTKKGSVFSESINEPYINMLLSKITLGPKKLKVVTDSGNGTAGPIINEYLKRSGCEVVPLFAEPDGRFPNHHPDPTKRENLGTLIDTVIKEKADVGLGFDGDADRIGVVDDQGNIVWGDILMILFWREILPKHPGAKAIVEIKSSQALVDEIERLGGEVVWWKSGHSLIKAKMKELNALFSGEVSGHMFFADEYYGFDDSFYAAGRLLRILSNSDKSLSEMLSDVPKYYSTAETRIPCSDEEKFQVIEKIKESALKDYDAITIDGVRILYPRGWGLVRASNTQPVLVARAEGKTEKDLEEYCNDLKKRILEAGVDDFQWEY
- a CDS encoding NAD-dependent epimerase/dehydratase (PFAM: NAD dependent epimerase/dehydratase family~COGs: COG0451 Nucleoside-diphosphate-sugar epimerase~InterPro IPR001509: IPR008089~KEGG: tra:Trad_0292 NAD-dependent epimerase/dehydratase~PFAM: NAD-dependent epimerase/dehydratase~SPTR: NAD-dependent epimerase/dehydratase), yielding MTEIFKEMTSKRYRWAVTGAAGFVGSHLVESLLMMDQEVVAMDNFLSGRVKNLEEATSKLTDAQRQRFKFMEGDIRNYDDCLALCKGVDMVLHQAALVSVPRSFDDPLLNNQCNVDGFLNVLLAAKASGVKSLVYASSAAVYGDGGENALKESSLLNPKSPYAVSKMTDELYAQVLSEDLNVVGLRYMNVYGPRQDPGSPYSGVITIWLSRIASGNEPIIYGDGKNTRDFVYVKDVVQANIRAALLGAQGHEVFNIGTGRSVTLLELLDTIRDLYQRKTGTNPPEGDFAPFRKGDVRFSKADISKAKELLGYDPEYSLREGLEKTIEWFISKGAGK
- a CDS encoding pyruvate formate-lyase (PFAM: Glycine radical; Pyruvate formate lyase~TIGRFAM: pyruvate formate-lyase~COGs: COG1882 Pyruvate-formate lyase~InterPro IPR010098: IPR001150: IPR004184~KEGG: pdi:BDI_0786 formate C-acetyltransferase~PFAM: pyruvate formate-lyase PFL; formate C-acetyltransferase glycine radical~PRIAM: Formate C-acetyltransferase~SPTR: Putative uncharacterized protein;~TIGRFAM: pyruvate formate-lyase) — encoded protein: MNERIKRLREESYETPVTLDYERAEIITDFYRENIGKYSVPVMRALAFKELCAKKTIYIGKDELIVGERGPKPKCVSTYPELTCHTLEDLEILDTREKNPYKVSEECKRVYKEKVIPFWKGRSMRDRIFEQLDDEWKDAYAAGIFTEFMEQRAPGHTTLDGKFYKKGLEDFKKEIDESIASLDFLNDPEATKKREQLKGMRIACDAVILFAERHADLAEKMAKEEKDPKRKAELERIAANCRWVPRYAPRDFWEALQMYWFMHLGTITELNGWDAMNPGHLDRYFYPFYKKDLEEGKITRDWAKELLSAFWIKFNNHPAPPKVGVTAAESGTYNDFTNINLGGLLPDGSDSVNEISYMMLEIMDEIHLLQPQANVQLSRKTPDRFLKAACRVIRKGYGYPSIFNADAVIAEMIRVGKTLEDAREGGTSGCVETGAFGKEAYILTGYLNVPKILEITLNNGVDPMTGKKIGLETGDPRNFQTYEELFEAFKKQLHHFVDIKMRGNQFIERMYAEYAPAVFLSVLIDDCIKKGKDYNDGGPRYNTNYIQCVGIGTITDSLSALKKHVFEEKRYSMDEVLDALKKDFEGYESMRLTFMNKTPRYGNDDDYADNIMKEVFETLFNEIEGRKNTKGGEYHVDMLPTTCHIYFGSVMGASPDGRKARMPLSEGISPVQGADRNGPTAVIKSAGKMDHIKTGGTLLNMKFMPKVLEGEEGIEKLANLIRTYFRYDAHHIQFNVVDEATLRDAQKHPEKYRDLIVRVAGYSDYFCDLGKELQEEIIARTAQETL
- a CDS encoding glycyl-radical enzyme activating protein family (PFAM: 4Fe-4S binding domain; Radical SAM superfamily~TIGRFAM: glycyl-radical enzyme activating protein family~COGs: COG1180 Pyruvate-formate lyase-activating enzyme~InterProIPR012839: IPR017896: IPR007197: IPR017900: IPR 001989: IPR011352~KEGG: drm:Dred_2966 glycyl-radical activating family protein~PFAM: Radical SAM domain protein~PRIAM: [Formate-C-acetyltransferase]-activating enzyme~SPTR: Glycyl-radical enzyme activating protein family;~TIGRFAM: glycyl-radical enzyme activating protein family) codes for the protein MLSKGVYDLKKGIVFDIKRYSIHDGPGIRDTVFLKGCPLRCWWCHNPESQAFEPVVLYRPERCIGCGACESACPNQAIRLTQRGFVADPNLCTNCGVCVEVCPAEARELVGKKVTTQWVMEEIEKDVLFFDESRGGVTFSGGEPLSQPDFLEELLMECRRKDIHTAVDTSGYAPTEVITRIAPYVNLFLYDLKLMDEEKHQFYTGVSNQLILYNLQALSEGGASIWIRIPVIPGVNANPEELEAMSRFISTLRGVENVSLLPYHGTANHKYERLGMSYLLRDLKSPTKEEMEGFSRIFEAKNLEVKIGG
- a CDS encoding transcriptional regulator, GntR family (PFAM: Bacterial regulatory proteins, gntR family; FCD domain~COGs: COG1802 Transcriptional regulators~InterPro IPR000524: IPR011711~KEGG: tai:Taci_1439 transcriptional regulator, GntR family~PFAM: regulatory protein GntR HTH; GntR domain protein~SMART: regulatory protein GntR HTH~SPTR: Transcriptional regulator, GntR family) produces the protein MLHKEQIMTKSLREQVYDYLRRKLNAGELKPGAFLNLNELSARLGISKTPLREALIQLELEGFVVFYPRRGIMVNPLTKKDIRHAYEIIGALEASVVLCNFEKLRSDENVRKLREENRLMREALERDDFDTFYEHNIAFHNVYLDLSDNETLIKTVMTLKSRLYDFPRRKGFVKEWEMRSTEEHDAFIKLIEDGDAKGAAEYMRDVHWSFAVQEKYIHMYYAEAEAAENQGVK